From Schaalia sp. ZJ405, one genomic window encodes:
- a CDS encoding MFS transporter translates to MSSNRGIGVYRTLLTTPHVLRFLLGGVIIQFPFGMIGMALLIGVRDGYHSYTAAGIASAVMSIAGAFVGPHVGRLIDRWGQQRVSLIVGAFWVLSMCALAVVLWVQPPYWVLMVVVIMLGVTVPGGSIIRSRWRLVLREQPSRMSSALSLTSVLEECMWVLSTPIATVLATVVSPIAALVFAVATVFLGLYLLFSVRVYEPAPLMSRHVSGNEDEPAQQPGMEAVEQSQDAIADERTNDVSEQSEFGVGESSHVAPSAPTERPVVAADLTENTATAAHNSPSGPRESQRLWTVTFVTLLLILVFYGAFQTTTGVAIVAFSKERNVQAWAGAVTACFSGGSMIGAMLYGMRDWKSPLWIRFYSGLGVLALSCSALIFVDSMLTAGIIMLIAGLFQAPTVVNINQILLRIVPSSRFTEGMSFLGSMWVVGISLSNFVAGQAIDRLGSAGGFATIIGFALAALVLAVVSMPSVRRSLGSEAQPTTPDS, encoded by the coding sequence GTGAGTTCCAATCGGGGAATCGGAGTGTATCGGACACTGCTGACCACCCCTCACGTGCTGCGATTCCTGCTGGGCGGAGTAATCATCCAATTCCCCTTCGGAATGATCGGCATGGCGCTGCTGATTGGTGTGCGCGACGGGTATCACTCGTACACGGCAGCGGGGATTGCCTCGGCTGTCATGTCGATAGCCGGCGCGTTCGTTGGACCCCACGTTGGGCGTCTCATTGACCGGTGGGGTCAGCAGCGAGTAAGCCTCATCGTCGGTGCCTTCTGGGTACTGTCCATGTGCGCGCTCGCGGTGGTGCTGTGGGTGCAGCCTCCGTATTGGGTGCTCATGGTAGTTGTCATCATGCTGGGCGTCACTGTGCCGGGTGGTTCGATTATTCGCTCACGCTGGCGTCTGGTGTTGCGCGAACAGCCGTCGCGGATGTCGTCTGCGCTGTCCCTGACCTCTGTGCTTGAGGAATGCATGTGGGTGCTCTCAACTCCGATTGCCACGGTTCTGGCGACGGTGGTGTCACCGATTGCTGCGCTGGTGTTTGCTGTGGCAACAGTGTTCCTCGGGCTCTACCTGTTATTTTCCGTTCGGGTCTACGAGCCTGCTCCCCTGATGAGCCGGCACGTATCTGGGAACGAGGACGAGCCCGCTCAACAACCCGGCATGGAAGCGGTGGAGCAATCACAGGACGCCATCGCTGATGAGCGGACGAATGATGTGTCGGAGCAATCCGAATTCGGTGTGGGTGAATCGTCGCACGTGGCACCATCGGCTCCCACTGAGAGGCCTGTGGTCGCGGCGGATTTGACTGAGAATACTGCGACCGCGGCGCACAATTCCCCCTCGGGTCCTCGCGAGTCTCAGCGACTCTGGACCGTCACTTTTGTCACTCTGCTTCTGATCCTCGTGTTCTACGGGGCATTTCAGACAACGACGGGTGTGGCCATTGTTGCCTTCTCAAAGGAACGGAATGTGCAGGCCTGGGCGGGAGCTGTCACGGCGTGTTTTTCAGGCGGTTCAATGATCGGGGCGATGCTCTACGGGATGCGTGACTGGAAGAGTCCGCTGTGGATTCGCTTCTACTCGGGTCTGGGTGTCCTTGCGCTCAGTTGCAGTGCATTGATTTTCGTTGACTCAATGCTCACCGCCGGGATCATCATGCTCATCGCCGGGCTTTTCCAGGCACCAACCGTGGTGAACATCAATCAGATTCTGCTGAGAATCGTCCCATCATCGCGCTTTACAGAGGGAATGTCATTCCTCGGTTCGATGTGGGTTGTCGGCATCTCCCTATCGAACTTCGTTGCCGGTCAGGCTATTGACCGCCTGGGATCTGCCGGTGGATTCGCAACGATCATCGGCTTCGCGCTGGCCGCACTGGTTCTCGCGGTGGTGTCGATGCCCTCGGTACGACGTTCCTTGGGTTCAGAGGCGCAACCCACGACGCCGGATTCATGA
- a CDS encoding xylulokinase has protein sequence MTAQRPYVAGVDTSTQSCKVVIYNPENGRIVRQGKASHPDGTEVDPAAWWDAFLEALEQAGGLDDVAALSVGGQQHGMVCLDAEGQVIRPALLWNDTRSAAAARDLIKERGTDGLDTAGSEGAAWWAEATGSVPVASLTVTKLRWLADNEPDNAARIAAICLPHDYLTWRIMGSPSLNALATDRSDASGTGYMARETPTYRRDILAAALRIDEDEAERIILPTIAGPWDVVGRGDPERGWGDIVLGPGAGDNAASALGVDLEPGSALLSLGTSGVVAAVSATSVSDPSGLVTGFSDASGNWLPLACTLNASRIIDAMMAVTGLNYQEFDEYALAVEDAGGLELVPYFEGERTPNLPDATAELRGMTLANSDREHVARATVEGLLSLMRYALDAVRALGVPLNRVLMVGGGAKSVAVQKLAAQRLAAEVEMPEPGEYVALGAAKQAAKVLANA, from the coding sequence ATGACCGCTCAACGCCCCTATGTTGCGGGAGTCGACACGTCGACACAGTCCTGCAAAGTCGTCATTTACAACCCAGAAAACGGCCGGATCGTCCGCCAGGGGAAAGCCTCACACCCCGACGGCACCGAGGTTGACCCCGCCGCCTGGTGGGATGCCTTCCTTGAGGCACTTGAACAGGCTGGTGGCCTCGATGATGTTGCCGCGCTGTCTGTCGGTGGTCAGCAGCATGGAATGGTCTGCCTCGACGCCGAGGGCCAGGTCATCCGCCCGGCACTGCTATGGAATGACACGCGCTCAGCCGCAGCCGCCCGCGACCTCATCAAAGAACGCGGAACCGACGGCCTCGACACCGCCGGATCTGAGGGAGCCGCCTGGTGGGCCGAAGCGACCGGATCCGTTCCCGTTGCCTCCCTGACCGTGACGAAACTGCGTTGGCTGGCCGATAACGAACCCGACAACGCTGCCCGCATCGCCGCGATCTGCCTTCCCCACGACTACCTCACGTGGCGGATCATGGGCTCACCGTCCCTCAACGCCCTCGCCACGGACCGTTCCGACGCTTCAGGCACCGGCTACATGGCGCGTGAGACCCCAACGTATCGTCGCGATATCCTCGCCGCCGCCCTGCGCATTGACGAGGACGAGGCCGAACGCATCATCCTGCCCACGATCGCCGGCCCGTGGGACGTTGTTGGTCGTGGCGACCCCGAGCGCGGCTGGGGTGACATTGTGCTGGGACCGGGAGCTGGAGACAACGCCGCATCGGCCCTCGGCGTGGATTTGGAACCCGGTTCGGCACTGCTGTCGCTGGGAACCTCCGGAGTTGTCGCAGCGGTATCCGCAACTTCCGTGTCTGACCCGTCGGGCCTGGTCACCGGATTCTCTGATGCGTCCGGAAACTGGCTGCCGCTGGCGTGCACACTCAACGCTTCCCGCATTATTGACGCGATGATGGCTGTCACGGGTCTGAACTATCAGGAGTTCGACGAATACGCGCTCGCTGTGGAGGACGCCGGTGGCCTCGAACTCGTTCCCTATTTCGAGGGTGAACGCACGCCGAACTTGCCCGACGCCACCGCTGAGCTGCGGGGCATGACGCTGGCGAACTCCGATCGTGAGCACGTGGCCCGCGCAACCGTTGAGGGGTTGCTCAGCCTCATGCGTTACGCACTCGACGCTGTTCGGGCGCTGGGTGTTCCGCTGAACAGGGTGCTTATGGTTGGCGGCGGCGCAAAGTCGGTTGCCGTGCAGAAACTTGCGGCACAGAGATTGGCCGCTGAGGTTGAGATGCCAGAGCCCGGCGAATACGTTGCGCTGGGAGCTGCGAAACAGGCCGCGAAGGTTCTGGCGAACGCCTGA
- the xylA gene encoding xylose isomerase → MSDSNLWNIDPIQFVGTEKLEQGLGFRYYDADRVVAGKTMKDWMRFGVAYWHTFDQRLVDPFGEGTATRPFDSYTDPIDLALAKVDYAFEFYQKLGVEYFCFHDRDLAPEGDTLRETNKILDRVIDRIEERQKETGIKLLWNTSSLFTNRRFVSGAGTSPFAEVYAYAGAQLKHSLEIAKRLGAENYVFWGGREGYENLWNTDLKREQDHIARLFHMCVDYAKEIGLDAQFLIEPKPKEPTSHQYDFDAATTIAFLQTYDLDKHFKLNLEGNHANLAGHTYQHEIRVAREAGMLGSLDANQGDKLIGWDIDEFPSDIYETTAVMWEILAAGGIGPHGGLNFDAKPRRTSFTAEDLFRAHVVGMDTYAAGLLVAAKLHEDGYIENLVADRYSSFDSGIGKTVEDGTATLASLEEHALDIPQADLVAATKSDHLECVKATLNNYIFDTLGRA, encoded by the coding sequence ATGTCGGACTCGAATCTGTGGAACATTGACCCGATTCAATTCGTGGGCACCGAGAAGCTCGAACAGGGACTGGGTTTCCGCTACTACGACGCGGACCGCGTCGTCGCTGGAAAAACAATGAAGGACTGGATGCGATTCGGCGTTGCCTACTGGCACACCTTTGACCAGCGTCTCGTTGATCCTTTCGGTGAGGGCACAGCCACACGCCCCTTTGACTCCTACACCGATCCCATTGACCTTGCCCTGGCAAAAGTTGACTACGCCTTTGAGTTCTACCAGAAGCTCGGCGTTGAGTACTTCTGCTTCCATGACCGCGACCTCGCCCCCGAAGGCGACACGCTGCGTGAAACCAACAAGATCCTCGACCGCGTCATTGACCGCATTGAGGAACGTCAGAAGGAAACCGGCATCAAGCTGCTGTGGAACACCTCCTCGCTGTTTACAAACCGCCGCTTCGTTTCCGGTGCCGGCACCTCACCATTTGCCGAGGTCTACGCCTACGCGGGCGCACAGCTCAAGCACTCCCTGGAAATCGCCAAGCGCCTCGGCGCTGAGAACTACGTGTTCTGGGGTGGCCGCGAGGGCTACGAGAACCTGTGGAACACCGACCTCAAGCGCGAGCAGGACCACATCGCTCGTCTCTTCCACATGTGCGTTGACTACGCGAAGGAAATCGGCCTGGACGCTCAGTTCCTCATCGAGCCAAAGCCCAAGGAACCGACCTCGCACCAGTACGACTTCGATGCTGCAACAACCATCGCGTTCCTCCAGACCTACGACCTCGACAAGCACTTCAAGCTCAATCTTGAAGGCAACCACGCCAACCTCGCTGGACACACCTACCAGCATGAGATCCGTGTTGCACGCGAGGCCGGGATGCTCGGCTCACTCGATGCCAACCAGGGTGACAAGCTCATCGGCTGGGACATCGACGAATTCCCATCGGATATTTACGAAACCACTGCGGTCATGTGGGAAATCCTCGCCGCAGGAGGCATCGGCCCGCACGGCGGCTTGAACTTCGATGCGAAACCGCGTCGTACCTCGTTCACCGCTGAGGACTTGTTCCGCGCCCACGTCGTCGGCATGGACACCTACGCCGCCGGTCTCCTCGTTGCAGCGAAGCTCCACGAAGACGGCTACATCGAGAACCTTGTGGCCGATCGCTACTCGTCCTTCGATTCCGGCATCGGCAAGACCGTCGAAGACGGAACCGCAACGCTGGCCTCCCTTGAGGAGCACGCACTCGACATTCCGCAGGCCGACCTCGTTGCCGCAACGAAGTCCGACCACCTCGAATGTGTCAAGGCCACGCTGAATAACTACATCTTCGACACCCTCGGCCGCGCCTGA
- a CDS encoding carbohydrate ABC transporter permease: protein MSALPVLNGGSKAAGGARSSRSRGRKTKEPSMIGRRERLEIAVLSGPAILMFLAFVIFPVIMAAYYGFFKWKGYGVPTDFVGLKNYVTILTDPEFHAVLGHNAIILVASLLLQGPIALLLALLLNKKMRGQSVIRVLIFIPYVISEVIAGTAWSLLLQTQGGVNRLLQDIGLGNLANDWISNPKIAMWTLMGILTWKYVGFAVIIFLAGMQGIPTELMEAARVDGASYWQIQRRITIPLLGPTIRMWAFLSIIGSLQLFDLVYIIWGQYVASTAGTSTMATYMVVNGRLAGNFGYGNAVAVVVFIISLIIALLYQRFVLRRDTEGALTGGTR from the coding sequence ATGTCAGCTCTCCCCGTGCTCAACGGGGGATCCAAGGCTGCGGGAGGGGCGCGTTCCTCCCGCAGCCGCGGCCGCAAGACGAAAGAGCCGTCAATGATCGGCAGGCGTGAACGCCTTGAGATCGCGGTTCTTTCGGGGCCCGCGATCCTCATGTTCCTTGCTTTCGTCATCTTCCCGGTGATTATGGCCGCCTACTATGGCTTCTTCAAATGGAAGGGCTATGGCGTTCCCACGGACTTCGTCGGTCTGAAAAACTACGTGACTATCCTGACGGACCCGGAATTCCATGCGGTCTTGGGGCACAACGCCATCATCCTCGTGGCATCTCTGCTCCTTCAGGGTCCGATTGCTCTGCTTCTTGCGCTGCTGCTGAACAAGAAGATGCGCGGACAGTCAGTGATCCGTGTCCTGATCTTCATTCCCTACGTCATCTCTGAGGTCATCGCGGGAACGGCGTGGTCGCTGCTTCTGCAAACCCAAGGTGGTGTCAACCGACTTCTCCAGGACATCGGTCTTGGAAACCTGGCGAACGACTGGATTTCCAATCCGAAGATCGCTATGTGGACCCTCATGGGGATCCTCACGTGGAAGTACGTGGGATTCGCCGTGATCATTTTCCTTGCGGGAATGCAGGGAATTCCAACGGAACTCATGGAGGCCGCGCGCGTCGATGGAGCGTCCTACTGGCAAATTCAACGCCGCATCACCATCCCCTTGCTCGGTCCGACGATCCGCATGTGGGCGTTCCTGTCGATCATTGGCTCGCTCCAGCTCTTCGACCTCGTTTACATCATCTGGGGTCAGTACGTTGCCTCAACTGCGGGGACCTCGACAATGGCGACCTACATGGTTGTCAATGGCCGCCTCGCTGGAAACTTTGGTTACGGTAACGCCGTTGCTGTTGTTGTCTTCATCATCTCGCTGATTATTGCGCTGCTGTACCAGCGCTTCGTTCTGCGTCGTGACACCGAAGGCGCGTTGACAGGAGGGACGAGATGA
- a CDS encoding ABC transporter substrate-binding protein: MKQRSRILGATATLMVAALALGACAGGGDSANKADADGNVTMTLWHNSTTGDGKAFWEGAAAAYHEQNPKVTIKIQAIQNEEMDGKLQNAFNADDAPDIFFARGGAKLKDVVDAGQAMDLTDLITDETKKAINEGAFDALSVDGKVYGMPMSVLPGGIFYSADLFQQAGITEAPKTMEDLNAAIDKLKAAGIQPIALGAKDAWPAAHWYYFFALRECSEDVLAKSALEGDFTNECWLKAGKDLEEFAAAEPFNDGFLTTSAQQGAGSSAGLVANHKAAMELMGGWNVGVIGDLTPDKQPLADLRWFPFPAVDGGKGDPTAMMGGVDGFGCSKNAPKECADFLNFVVNADNQRKYADAFETIPANKDAQDVITSDALKDILPAYEAASSVSTWLDTLLGQNVGNALNVAVVDMLAGKSDAEGILKAVQSAADKG, encoded by the coding sequence ATGAAACAGCGTTCACGAATTCTTGGAGCCACAGCGACCCTCATGGTTGCTGCGCTGGCCCTCGGAGCCTGCGCGGGTGGAGGCGACTCCGCGAATAAGGCAGATGCCGATGGCAACGTCACGATGACCCTGTGGCACAACTCGACAACGGGCGACGGAAAGGCTTTCTGGGAGGGAGCCGCAGCCGCCTACCACGAGCAGAACCCGAAGGTGACGATCAAAATCCAAGCTATCCAGAACGAAGAGATGGATGGCAAGCTCCAGAACGCATTTAATGCCGATGACGCTCCAGACATCTTCTTTGCGCGTGGCGGCGCCAAGCTCAAGGACGTCGTTGACGCTGGTCAGGCAATGGATCTGACCGATCTCATCACCGATGAGACGAAGAAGGCGATTAACGAGGGCGCATTTGATGCTCTCTCGGTCGACGGCAAGGTCTATGGAATGCCGATGTCGGTTCTTCCCGGCGGCATCTTCTACTCGGCTGACCTTTTCCAACAGGCCGGAATCACCGAGGCCCCCAAGACAATGGAAGACCTGAACGCAGCCATCGACAAGCTCAAGGCCGCTGGTATTCAGCCGATCGCACTCGGTGCGAAGGACGCATGGCCCGCCGCGCACTGGTACTACTTCTTCGCTCTTCGCGAATGCTCTGAAGACGTCCTCGCAAAATCAGCGCTCGAAGGTGACTTTACGAATGAATGCTGGCTCAAGGCCGGCAAAGACCTGGAGGAATTCGCCGCGGCTGAACCCTTTAACGACGGGTTCCTTACCACCTCGGCTCAGCAGGGAGCAGGATCCTCCGCCGGTCTCGTGGCCAACCACAAGGCAGCGATGGAACTCATGGGTGGCTGGAACGTCGGCGTCATCGGTGACCTGACACCGGATAAGCAACCGCTCGCTGACCTGCGCTGGTTCCCCTTCCCCGCAGTTGACGGCGGCAAGGGTGACCCGACCGCAATGATGGGTGGCGTTGACGGATTCGGATGCTCGAAGAACGCTCCCAAGGAATGCGCGGACTTCCTCAACTTTGTTGTCAACGCTGATAACCAGCGTAAGTACGCGGATGCTTTTGAGACGATCCCCGCAAACAAGGATGCTCAGGACGTCATCACCAGCGATGCTCTCAAGGACATCCTGCCCGCTTACGAAGCGGCATCCTCCGTCTCCACATGGCTCGACACCCTGCTCGGCCAGAATGTGGGTAACGCGCTGAACGTTGCGGTTGTCGACATGCTTGCCGGCAAGAGCGATGCAGAGGGCATCCTTAAGGCCGTGCAGTCCGCAGCGGATAAGGGGTGA
- a CDS encoding LacI family DNA-binding transcriptional regulator, which translates to MNKVTLDDVAREAGVSKSAVSKALNERADVSQSTRKRVLDACARLGYRRSTSPRNQGSPMIAFVADDLYTTYTLKVLKGATTEAQRGGATITLAHGQADELTAPTNTPLSDTWISRIAAMGFAGVITLTSRITEEIAETFRQSGLHHVSIDPALPSPTGTTSIGATNWNGAVAATQHLVDCGHRRIGFIKGPPDSVPSNERYEGYQSALRMNNIEIDLRLVGGNEYSYDNGRTVATHLMTLPPKIRPSAIFACNDVTALGVYEAARELGLRVPEDLSVIGFDDTDLAQWATPGLTTVHQPLLEMGARAVRHLLTLNSDQSEATSSPIQLTTQLILRDSTAQLR; encoded by the coding sequence ATGAACAAAGTGACACTTGACGATGTCGCCCGTGAAGCGGGCGTCTCAAAATCCGCTGTTTCTAAAGCGCTGAACGAGCGCGCAGACGTCTCACAGTCCACGCGAAAACGGGTGCTTGATGCCTGCGCTCGCCTTGGCTACAGACGATCAACGTCACCGAGAAACCAGGGCTCCCCGATGATCGCCTTCGTTGCAGATGACCTCTACACGACCTACACGTTGAAAGTTCTCAAGGGTGCAACCACCGAAGCCCAACGAGGCGGTGCAACCATCACGCTCGCTCACGGCCAAGCTGATGAATTAACGGCTCCAACCAACACTCCCCTGTCTGACACGTGGATCTCACGCATCGCCGCGATGGGTTTTGCAGGTGTCATCACATTGACCTCTCGAATCACCGAGGAGATCGCTGAAACTTTCCGCCAGTCAGGACTCCACCACGTGTCGATTGACCCGGCACTTCCCTCCCCGACGGGAACAACGTCGATCGGTGCAACAAACTGGAACGGCGCCGTTGCAGCAACGCAGCACCTCGTCGATTGTGGACATCGCAGAATCGGTTTCATCAAGGGTCCACCGGACTCTGTTCCCTCAAATGAACGATACGAGGGATATCAGTCCGCACTTCGGATGAACAACATCGAGATAGATCTGCGTCTTGTCGGCGGTAACGAATACTCCTACGACAACGGACGCACGGTCGCCACACATCTGATGACTCTGCCACCGAAGATTCGACCAAGTGCGATCTTCGCCTGTAACGATGTCACGGCTCTGGGCGTGTACGAAGCCGCACGCGAACTGGGCCTGAGAGTCCCAGAGGATCTGTCAGTTATTGGCTTCGATGACACCGACCTCGCGCAGTGGGCCACTCCTGGGCTGACAACTGTTCATCAACCACTCCTGGAAATGGGAGCGCGCGCAGTTCGCCATCTCCTCACCCTCAACAGTGATCAGTCCGAAGCGACGAGCAGTCCGATTCAACTGACCACTCAGCTGATTCTGCGTGATTCGACAGCGCAGCTGCGGTGA
- a CDS encoding MFS transporter, with product MHVNDRIRHARMAVFVLFLTNGALFANLVPRYPEIKDIFELSDSLYGMTIATFPLGALIVGPLAGAIMRRLGSARTAAWGTIGVGISLTGVGLLAGLRLLTQDGASPGFVPLLLQALFMAVLFTAGGLDAITDVGQNGHGLRVQRVLGRPIINSFHAGWSIGAVIGGFMGTTATAAHIPLWLHLIVASTLFVIIAQVALRFCLPGADPLPGQRDPVSEWSAASSSSPIDLREDAPDLRIRTAQVSPVTVVTALTLLAIAGMLVEDAAQTWTTLYMRDYLMITGGLAGSAYVLALAAQTIGRFSADWQMQIFGPRRTLIYGGLLITLGMGIAVAVPTVWTTIIGMCLAGFGCASTVPIAMNAADDIPGMKPGVGLTIVSWLGRLAFLGAPPLVGIIVEHTSLLSAMVVVPIAGLLTLVSAQIIRGSRGPRVSKDQ from the coding sequence ATGCATGTGAATGACCGTATCCGTCATGCGCGTATGGCAGTGTTCGTCCTCTTCCTGACGAACGGCGCACTCTTTGCCAATCTCGTTCCCCGCTACCCGGAAATCAAAGACATTTTCGAGCTGTCTGATTCCCTCTACGGCATGACAATTGCGACTTTCCCTCTGGGTGCCCTCATCGTTGGGCCTCTGGCCGGTGCGATCATGCGCCGCCTCGGCTCCGCACGCACCGCCGCCTGGGGAACCATTGGGGTCGGGATTTCCCTCACCGGTGTTGGCCTCCTCGCAGGGCTGCGTCTCCTCACTCAGGATGGGGCCTCCCCGGGTTTTGTCCCACTCCTCCTTCAGGCGCTTTTCATGGCTGTTCTCTTCACCGCCGGTGGGCTCGACGCGATCACCGATGTCGGACAGAATGGCCACGGCCTTCGTGTGCAGAGGGTCTTAGGGCGTCCAATCATCAACTCTTTCCACGCCGGTTGGTCGATCGGCGCCGTCATTGGTGGTTTCATGGGGACAACGGCAACGGCCGCACACATTCCCCTGTGGCTTCACCTGATCGTCGCCTCCACACTGTTTGTCATCATTGCCCAGGTGGCGTTGAGATTCTGCCTTCCCGGCGCGGATCCTCTGCCCGGCCAACGGGATCCGGTGAGTGAATGGAGCGCCGCCTCGTCCTCGTCCCCCATTGACCTCAGAGAAGACGCACCTGACCTGCGGATCCGCACGGCGCAGGTTTCCCCCGTCACCGTTGTTACCGCGCTGACGCTGCTGGCAATTGCCGGAATGCTTGTCGAGGACGCCGCCCAAACCTGGACAACGCTCTATATGCGCGACTACCTCATGATCACGGGTGGTCTTGCCGGATCTGCATACGTTCTCGCTCTCGCTGCGCAAACAATTGGCCGATTCAGCGCGGACTGGCAGATGCAGATCTTCGGCCCGAGGCGCACGCTGATCTATGGTGGGCTTCTCATCACCCTCGGTATGGGGATTGCCGTTGCCGTGCCGACCGTCTGGACAACGATCATCGGTATGTGCCTGGCTGGTTTCGGCTGCGCGTCGACCGTTCCGATTGCGATGAATGCCGCCGATGACATTCCCGGGATGAAACCCGGTGTTGGTCTGACGATCGTTTCGTGGTTGGGCAGGCTTGCCTTCCTGGGGGCACCACCGCTTGTCGGCATCATCGTCGAACACACGTCGCTGCTGTCCGCGATGGTTGTTGTGCCGATTGCGGGTCTGTTGACCTTGGTGTCGGCGCAGATTATCCGCGGGAGCCGTGGTCCGCGGGTCTCGAAAGACCAATAG